One Penicillium oxalicum strain HP7-1 chromosome III, whole genome shotgun sequence genomic region harbors:
- a CDS encoding Succinate--CoA ligase [ADP-forming] subunit alpha: MAVRSVPRLSPRMGARLTRQFSKSSRAYSYADTLSNLKIGTHTRVLFQGFTGRQATANVKESLEWGTKIVGGVKPGVEGEHLGLPIFPSVKVAQQNARPDASAIYVPGNQTASAIEEAIEAEIPLVVAVAEHVPIHDILRVHSMLQTQSKTRLVGANCPGIISAIGKCRIGFQPLPCFAPGNIGIVAKSGTLSYETVASTTRAGLGQSLCISMGGDVLAGTNFVDALKVFEHDDDTQGIILVGEIGGTAEMDAAEWIKDYRQRTADPKPIMGLVGGLEAPSGRVMGHAGAWAAAGEPDARTKYRALEQAGVVMVNHPEKFGNEMKILLADRASRNRAHNLRSTGSQTRGYHTARRMNSTSVLGLQQKRSLYLKRSQALEILRQKSIPVNEEDSSPSGLLSISVDRSALSPCIVAVSGSEFDLDRSKRIPFSYTQTTLKNQPLVASVATHLSIPPSSQGQLGDIIQALWEIFKEKEAFVLECGVTVSVEGNVTVCRARFGFDDAAYRSSGRQEDIHRLRNKAEEVPEEVEAEKDGIVYVKLQGEGSIGTLVNGAGLAMNTVDALTIHGGHCANFLDTGGKATSETVKSSFRIICSDPRVKAIFVNIFGGLTRCDMIAEGIIMAFRDLDMQVPVVVRLRGTNEELGQTMVSLSKPPTPPPPELCSYRLVVSKRVNQDG, from the exons ATGGCTGTGCGATCTGTGCCGCGGCTCAGTCCCCGCATGGGCGCGCGGCTGACGAGACAGTTCTCGAAATCTTCTCGAGCTTATAGCTACGCTGATACACTTTCCAATCTCAAGATTGGGACCCATACGCGTGTCCTGTTCCAAGGATTTACAG GCCGGCAAGCGACTGCAAATGTAAAAGAGTCTTTGGAATGGGGCACCAAGATCGTGGGGGGTGTCAAACCTGGAGTGGAAGGAGAACATCTAGGCTTGCCTATTTTCCCATCTGTTAAAGTG GCTCAACAAAATGCAAGGCCAGATGCTTCTGCTATTTATGTGCCAGGGAATCAGACTGCCAGTGCTATTGAAGAGGCCATCGAGGCAGAAATTCCGCTGGTGGTGGCTGTGGCCGAACATGTCCCGATCCATGATATTTTGAGA GTTCATTCGATGCTTCAGACTCAATCCAAGACTCGCCTTGTTGGGGCAAACTGTCCCGGGATCATCTCCGCGATCGGAAAGTGCCGCATTGGCTTTCAGCCTCTCCCATGCTTTGCACCAGGTAACATTGGCATCGTGGCGAAATCGGGGACCCTGAGCTATGAGACTGTCGCCTCGACGACTCGGGCTGGTCTCGGGCAAAGTTTGTGCATCAGTATGGGTGGTGATGTTCTGGCTGGAACAAACTTTGTTGACGCGTTAAAGGTCTTTGAGCACGACGATGATACCCAGGGAATCATTCTGGTCGGTGAGATTGGAGGCACGGCAGAGATGGACGCAGCGGAGTGGATCAAGGATTACCGGCAAAGAACTGCGGATCCCAA GCCCATCATGGGTCTTGTCGGGGGTCTCGAAGCTCCCTCCGGGCGAGTCATGGGACACGCAGGCGCTTGGGCTGCGGCAGGTGAGCCTGATGCTCGAACAAAGTACCGCGCTTTGGAACAAGCTGGCGTGGTCATGGTCAACCATCCCGAGAAGTTTggaaatgaaatgaaaatTCTCCTCGCGGACAGAGCTTCAAGGAATCGCGCACAT AATCTCCGCAGTACCGGCTCACAGACACGAGGATATCATACGGCAAGACGAATGAATTCAACTTCTGTGCTTGGGTTGCAGCAGAAGCGCAGCCTCTATCTCAAGCGATCTCAAGCGCTAGAGATCCTAAGGCAGAAGTCCATTCCCGTCAATGAGGAAGACTCCAGCCCTAGCGGCCTGCTTTCCATATCTGTGGACCGATCGGCCTTATCTCCATGCATTGTGGCTGTTTCGGGCTCAGAATTCGATCTGGACCGTTCGAAGAGGATTCCATTCAGCTATACGCAGACTACATTGAAGAACCAACCTCTGGTGGCCAGCGTTGCGACCCATTTGAGTATTCCGCCGTCGTCCCAGGGCCAACTGGGGGACATCATCCAGGCGTTATGGGAGATCttcaaagagaaagaagcctTTGTTTTGGAATGTGGCGTTACCGTCTCTGTTGAAGGCAACGTGACTGTTTGCCGAGCCCGATTCGGGTTTGACGATGCCGCATATCGTAGCTCAGGGCGTCAGGAAGACATCCATCGCCTGCGAAACAAAGCCGAGGAGGTCCCCGAGGAGGTAGAAGCCGAGAAGGATGGCATTGTCTATGTCAA ATTGCAAGGCGAAGGCAGCATTGGCACTCTAG TGAATGGTGCTGGACTTGCCATGAACACGGTCGACGCGCTGACCATCCACGGTGGCCATTGTGCGAACTTCCTTGACACTGGGGGTAAAGCTACCTCGGAGACCGTCAAGTCGTCCTTCCGCATCATCTGTTCGGATCCACGCGTCAAGGCCATCTTTGTCAACATCTTTGGTGGACTGACACGCTGCGATATGATTGCCGAGGGAATCATCATGGCCTTCCGCGATTTGGATATGCAAGTGCCCGTCGTAGTACGACTGCGCGGGACCAACGAGGAACTAGGCCAAACCATGGTGAGTCTCTCCAAGCCGCccactcccccccctccggaGCTCTGTTCATACAGACTCGTGGTCTCGAAGCGAGTTAACCAAGATGGGTAG
- a CDS encoding Ubiquitin-like protein SMT3 produces the protein MSAEQEAGAAPSEHLNIKVTDNNNEVFFKIKRSTQLKKLMDAFCDRQGKQISTVRFLFDGTRVRPEDTPDTLDMADGDTLEVHQEQIGGGDVLL, from the exons ATGTCAGCCGAGCAGGAAGCGGGTGCTGCTCCCAGCGAGCACCTGAACATCAAGGTCACCGATAACAACAATGAGgtcttcttcaagatcaagcgATCCACGCAGCTGAAGAAGCTTATGGATGCTTTCTGCGATCGCCAGGGAAAGCAGATCTCCACCGTCCGCTTTTTGTTTGACGGTACTCGAGTGCGCCCAGAGGACACGCCAGACACG CTTGATATGGCCGATGGCGATACCCTAGAGGTTCATCAGGAGCAAATTGGTGGCGGCGATGTCCTTTTGTAG
- a CDS encoding Cx9C motif-containing protein 4 — protein sequence MAMSGSSKRMIQQFAYTQLSAPFKNSYNEDKCQAQIDALYECCNAFYQQQGDQASTVSCPKAGLLRLKMKQRAQAAQDNN from the exons atggccatgtCTGGGTCCTCAAAACGCATGATCCAACAATTTGCTTACACACAGCTCAGTGCGCCATTCAAG AACTCATACAATGAGGACAAGTGCCAGGCACAAATCGACGCCCTATATGAGTGCTGCAACGCATTCTACCAGCAACAAGGTGACCAGGCCTCGACCGTCAGCTGTCCCAAGGCAGGTCTACTGCGTCTGAAGATGAAGCAACGAGCCCAAGCCGCTCAAGACAACAATTGA